The Salvelinus sp. IW2-2015 unplaced genomic scaffold, ASM291031v2 Un_scaffold3555, whole genome shotgun sequence genome has a segment encoding these proteins:
- the LOC112076079 gene encoding beta-2-microglobulin: MKSILSIVVLGLIYSAVESKESPPKVQVYSRNPGNFGDKNTLICHVSGFHPPDISIQLLKNGVEIPDAKQTDLAFEQGWQFHLTKSVGFTPASGEEYTCRVRHLRNLKTYTWEADM, from the exons ATGAAGTCGATTCTGTCAATCGTTGTACTTGGGCTCATTTACAGCGCTGTGGAGTCCAAAGAAT CTCCCCCCAAAGTGCAGGTCTACAGCCGTAACCCTGGCAACTTTGGCGATAAGAACACCCTGATCTGTCACGTGAGTGGCTTCCACCCCCCTGACATCAGCATCCAGCTCCTGAAGAACGGTGTGGAGATCCCCGACGCCAAGCAGACAGACCTGGCCTTCGAACAGGGATGGCAGTTCCACCTCACCAAGAGTGTTGGATTCACACCAGCCAGCGGAGAGGAGTACACCTGCAGAGTCCGTCACCTGAGGAATCTGAAGACCTACACCTGGG AGGCAGATATGTAA